A single Crateriforma conspicua DNA region contains:
- a CDS encoding N-formylglutamate amidohydrolase codes for MSVLISCETGGDRVLIPEPWNDDPQWRQLGDSVASGDAHAWYAAASLSRLLHVPLLSSPHSPDWIDVSVSQHHRRLFSPQSKRLPAAARQRLIDLAFVPYRQQVAQRIESMLRTGRPCIHLSIRTFESRLGDQIRRGDVGLGYDTGQPAEVHFCLDWIDDLYESMPNVRVRRNYPRRGSNDSLTKAMRAKYASRGYLGIEVQLNRAWVARPVKIRDEVLAGLAESLEYMLQSLPSEAA; via the coding sequence ATGTCTGTATTGATCAGCTGCGAAACCGGTGGGGATCGCGTGCTGATACCGGAACCCTGGAACGACGATCCCCAGTGGCGGCAACTGGGTGATTCGGTCGCTTCCGGTGACGCTCATGCTTGGTACGCCGCCGCATCGCTCAGCCGGCTGTTGCACGTGCCGCTATTGTCCAGCCCGCATTCGCCGGACTGGATCGACGTCTCGGTGTCCCAACATCACCGCCGCCTGTTCTCACCGCAGTCCAAGCGGTTGCCCGCCGCGGCCCGCCAACGGCTGATCGACCTCGCGTTTGTTCCCTACCGCCAACAGGTGGCCCAGCGAATCGAATCAATGCTGCGGACCGGTCGTCCCTGCATCCATCTTTCGATCCGCACGTTCGAATCGCGATTGGGCGACCAGATTCGACGCGGCGACGTTGGCCTGGGCTACGACACCGGCCAGCCCGCCGAGGTGCATTTTTGCCTGGACTGGATCGACGACCTGTACGAATCGATGCCGAACGTCCGAGTCCGCCGGAACTATCCTCGCCGCGGCAGCAACGACAGCCTGACCAAGGCGATGCGAGCCAAATATGCGTCGCGAGGCTATCTGGGAATCGAAGTCCAGTTGAACCGCGCCTGGGTGGCCCGACCGGTGAAAATCCGCGACGAAGTCCTGGCCGGACTGGCCGAATCGCTGGAATACATGCTGCAAAGTCTCCCCAGCGAAGCCGCCTGA
- a CDS encoding DUF1573 domain-containing protein — MLRETQPNLFEAKVNLDGIEINSNRSVVLKLSNPDGNSPITLSKPVASCGCLQVAVSDTRLPAGGEIEIVLKVAVDRNQKAPIWRQTVSFDSKKPGDSIVKLEIVSRVNGLLRFEDDRFLVQLYEHSVDDSDPKLLERRFAFYATEPIQNDKLQLIQDQSDPAVSVSIDPLDTERGELVLRIDEAHMGDEGVKLSYQLRDPESEQTASLSGVVVRRSALSIVPSILRIVRNEDGKLDAHVIVLNHAADRQSHDKGDPKEASPIAIEASLAGRKLRTRVTQAGKGFARVGIRIPEELISQFNESSTPQMSIQVDWGDRRMATKRTLLPVSTFQSVLAE, encoded by the coding sequence GTGCTTCGAGAAACTCAGCCCAATCTCTTCGAAGCGAAAGTGAATCTGGACGGAATTGAAATCAATTCGAATCGTTCGGTTGTCTTGAAACTGAGTAATCCTGACGGCAACTCGCCAATCACCTTGTCCAAGCCTGTGGCGTCTTGCGGATGCCTGCAGGTCGCTGTGTCGGACACTCGACTGCCGGCAGGAGGAGAAATTGAGATTGTTTTGAAAGTTGCGGTCGATCGCAACCAAAAGGCACCGATCTGGCGGCAAACAGTCTCTTTTGATTCTAAAAAACCAGGCGATTCCATCGTCAAGCTTGAAATCGTTAGCCGCGTCAACGGGTTATTGCGTTTTGAGGATGACCGTTTTCTCGTTCAACTTTATGAACACTCTGTCGATGATAGTGATCCGAAGTTGCTTGAAAGGCGTTTCGCATTCTATGCGACGGAACCGATTCAGAATGATAAGCTTCAACTGATACAAGATCAAAGCGATCCCGCGGTAAGCGTTTCCATTGACCCATTGGATACGGAACGTGGAGAATTGGTATTGAGGATTGATGAAGCGCACATGGGTGACGAGGGCGTCAAGCTTTCTTATCAGCTTCGGGATCCAGAGTCTGAGCAAACGGCGAGCCTGTCCGGTGTGGTGGTCCGACGGAGTGCCCTCTCGATCGTTCCGTCAATCCTTCGTATCGTCCGCAACGAGGATGGAAAACTCGACGCGCACGTTATTGTTTTAAACCATGCAGCGGACCGGCAATCCCATGATAAAGGCGATCCCAAAGAGGCATCTCCTATTGCGATCGAGGCGTCGTTGGCGGGACGGAAATTGCGGACCAGGGTGACTCAGGCAGGCAAGGGGTTTGCGCGAGTGGGGATTCGGATTCCCGAAGAACTGATTTCCCAGTTCAACGAATCTTCAACACCGCAGATGAGCATCCAGGTCGATTGGGGCGATCGACGAATGGCGACGAAACGCACATTGCTGCCCGTTTCAACGTTTCAATCCGTGCTTGCTGAATGA
- a CDS encoding SH3 domain-containing protein, with protein MLNPTSHFAFERSKPIRCCGRAVGFAARAVAMVVSMAIGGMAMTGVAHAEEAVVPAIDAEPYTVYVAHDSAFTRCGPDGKLYRTERLRHGQALDVYLETDDGWLGVRPPEDSFSWIQADDVDIEPNGKAATVRQDRSVVWIGTQLGRARQYRWQVQLAEGERVTILGRSEREGPDGPTDWLRIVPPSGEFRWVHRDQVAMSAEELIAQVQQNQMDAPESCCGEDLVAGEAQSLSQSADSQTIAQVSGGAKSPSYAQAPDLVPLQNPQDSHRRIAAASTEQDDRLTPIQAQPELRSPSAGQESFGTFDAPLADAELVDRVIGSGVDTSRIDASAGAVNTGQRGQPGQSAFGESPSDRQVSNSFHTAPGLSTARITSDPRLVDTGSAQAAPSADQIASDANWIGASRSSTTSPIQTVGGIQPLKAQVLGDVVPAAGWQTGRMTDALSKAADGFRGTPTRGRQVDAARIAQIEGEAVTADIARLQLVFARLIADSATSVEVEPILRAAQRIADQSGDHLVARRASVLVERAEQYIRIADRRDGGSMVTGHVPVGQPLSAAPMTATIRPVGNFQPVSEPSVAPEQVGVSRQADEVPGADPADVPSDLGAEWVSGKLVQVYSARANHPPFAVQDNTGKTLAYATPSPGYNLRRYLNQEIRVTGNHGYLSGLRTPHVLVTRAVRVMR; from the coding sequence ATGCTAAATCCGACGTCACACTTTGCTTTCGAACGTTCCAAGCCAATCCGATGCTGTGGCCGAGCGGTTGGTTTCGCCGCCCGTGCGGTTGCGATGGTTGTCAGCATGGCGATCGGCGGCATGGCGATGACCGGCGTTGCCCATGCCGAAGAGGCGGTGGTGCCGGCGATCGATGCGGAACCGTACACCGTCTATGTCGCTCATGATTCGGCGTTCACGCGATGTGGACCCGATGGAAAGTTGTATCGGACGGAGCGTTTGCGGCACGGGCAAGCCTTGGACGTCTACTTGGAAACGGACGACGGATGGCTGGGCGTGCGTCCGCCGGAAGACAGTTTCAGCTGGATTCAAGCCGACGACGTGGACATCGAACCCAACGGCAAAGCGGCCACCGTTCGGCAAGATCGCAGCGTCGTCTGGATCGGGACTCAACTGGGACGAGCCCGCCAGTATCGCTGGCAAGTTCAATTGGCCGAAGGCGAACGTGTCACCATTCTCGGTCGCAGCGAACGCGAGGGTCCCGATGGGCCGACCGATTGGTTGCGAATCGTTCCGCCCTCTGGCGAGTTCCGTTGGGTGCACCGTGATCAAGTCGCCATGTCGGCGGAAGAGTTGATCGCTCAGGTCCAGCAGAATCAAATGGATGCACCGGAGTCCTGCTGCGGTGAAGATTTGGTCGCCGGCGAGGCGCAGAGTCTGAGCCAGTCGGCCGATTCACAAACGATTGCTCAAGTCAGCGGCGGTGCAAAGTCGCCGTCGTATGCACAGGCTCCTGATCTGGTGCCGCTTCAAAACCCACAAGATTCGCATCGACGCATCGCCGCGGCATCCACCGAACAAGACGATCGGCTGACACCGATTCAAGCCCAACCGGAGCTTCGTTCTCCGTCGGCCGGTCAAGAATCCTTCGGTACGTTCGACGCACCTTTGGCGGACGCCGAGTTGGTGGACCGGGTGATCGGGTCTGGCGTTGATACGAGTCGGATCGATGCATCGGCTGGGGCGGTGAACACAGGCCAGCGCGGGCAACCGGGGCAGTCGGCTTTCGGCGAATCACCTTCGGACCGACAGGTTTCCAATTCATTCCATACAGCGCCGGGGTTGTCGACCGCTCGAATTACCAGTGATCCGCGATTGGTGGATACGGGGTCGGCTCAGGCGGCACCGTCGGCCGACCAGATCGCCAGTGACGCGAACTGGATCGGCGCTTCGCGATCATCCACGACTTCGCCGATTCAAACGGTTGGTGGAATCCAGCCGTTGAAGGCTCAAGTGTTGGGTGACGTCGTTCCCGCGGCGGGATGGCAGACCGGGCGGATGACCGATGCGTTGTCCAAGGCCGCCGATGGTTTCCGCGGGACACCGACCAGAGGCCGGCAAGTGGACGCGGCACGCATCGCACAGATTGAAGGCGAAGCGGTCACCGCCGACATCGCGCGTTTGCAGTTGGTGTTCGCACGTTTGATCGCGGATTCTGCGACGTCGGTGGAAGTGGAGCCGATTCTGCGTGCGGCACAGCGGATTGCGGATCAGTCCGGTGACCACTTGGTGGCACGTCGTGCGTCGGTTTTGGTCGAACGAGCGGAACAATACATTCGAATTGCCGATCGTCGTGACGGTGGATCGATGGTGACCGGCCACGTGCCGGTCGGGCAACCGTTGTCGGCCGCACCGATGACGGCGACGATTCGACCGGTTGGCAATTTTCAGCCTGTTTCCGAACCGTCGGTTGCACCGGAGCAGGTTGGCGTGTCTCGCCAAGCGGACGAAGTGCCCGGGGCTGATCCAGCGGACGTGCCTTCAGATTTGGGCGCCGAATGGGTCAGCGGAAAGTTGGTCCAGGTGTATTCGGCTCGTGCCAATCACCCACCATTCGCGGTGCAAGACAACACGGGCAAGACGTTGGCGTATGCGACGCCCAGTCCCGGATACAACCTGCGTCGTTATTTGAACCAAGAGATTCGCGTGACGGGCAATCACGGTTATCTGTCGGGATTGCGGACTCCGCACGTGTTGGTGACGCGTGCGGTACGCGTGATGCGGTAG
- a CDS encoding PSD1 and planctomycete cytochrome C domain-containing protein, which translates to MPRVDVDPSWMLRRPRRLWGLCLPTMLACLAFGGTIAALADPPEPPPRETPNRDAVDFFESSIRPLLIDHCYDCHSVEADAAEGELRVDDGAALLSGGSRGAAVVPGKPDQSLIVRAIEYQDTSMQMPPDGKLDAESIEAIRTWIRSGAVDPRQSVIDESMEDTEQTSPIDRDPSTHWAFVPPRRIHADRWQSIDTDDLPHEPSDPLDVVAMDAAVRHGAEPNDLADRETLIRRLYFDLVGTPPDVDQIARFVSDERPDAYQRLVDRLIAAPDFGERFARHWMDVARYADTIGYGLAGRDRRLHGSERYRDWLTRAFATDMPYDEMLMHQLAGDRTDPGNESGNLDAMGFLTIGRRFLNRHDVIDDRIDVVTRGLMGLTVTCARCHDHKFDPIPMADYYSLYGVFQSSREVDEKHASPLAMVDVDKPRDAAIFLRGQPGNRGDVAPRRFLTSLRRDDEPRFNDGSGRLELARRIADPDNPLTARVMVNRVWGHLMGRHLIDSPSDFGFRTSPPAIPELLDDLAAEFAVDWSVQRLVRRIVTTRLYRQSSAVDEESFSADPDNQYFARAIRRRRDFESLRDSALCAAGVLDRQVGGPPVDITASTVTPRKTIYAMIDRQNLPSLFRTFDSASPDAHTPRRYFTTVPQQALFLINHRQSVSLSQSLAARVRASVRQDSSGVDSDDPAVLAGHMVRLVYGREPTDQETLWLTKFLSDGAMSFQQPADPRTLWTYGTGRIGDGGVEEFSPLGVFQNDRWQAETTFPSPGRLGHAFLASENGHPGPGERGAVVRRWTVPRDGVVKVTGMIGHRNREGDGVVAAIFAGGRRLFRGTQKSNNRPLGPLTSKVRRGDVLDFAAGAGPTGNHDSFFWRINITLTADDGEVIEADSRRDFSRPLDTSGPAKLDRLEQLAQVLWISNEFAFVD; encoded by the coding sequence ATGCCGCGTGTCGATGTCGATCCGTCATGGATGTTGCGCCGACCCAGACGTCTGTGGGGGCTGTGTTTGCCGACGATGCTGGCTTGTTTGGCATTCGGCGGAACCATCGCGGCGCTGGCGGACCCGCCTGAACCACCGCCGCGTGAAACGCCGAATCGTGACGCGGTTGACTTTTTCGAATCCTCCATCCGCCCGCTGCTGATCGACCACTGCTACGACTGTCATTCCGTGGAAGCCGACGCGGCGGAAGGCGAATTGCGAGTCGACGACGGGGCCGCGCTGCTGTCGGGTGGCAGCCGTGGGGCCGCGGTGGTTCCCGGCAAGCCGGATCAAAGTCTGATCGTTCGCGCGATCGAATATCAAGACACGTCGATGCAGATGCCGCCGGACGGAAAGCTGGACGCGGAATCGATCGAAGCGATCCGGACTTGGATCCGCAGCGGCGCCGTCGACCCACGACAAAGTGTTATCGATGAATCGATGGAGGACACCGAACAGACGTCACCGATCGATCGCGACCCGTCGACGCATTGGGCGTTTGTTCCACCCCGACGCATTCATGCCGATCGCTGGCAATCAATCGATACGGATGACTTGCCACACGAGCCGAGCGATCCGTTGGATGTCGTCGCCATGGATGCGGCGGTCCGCCATGGCGCAGAGCCCAACGATCTGGCGGACCGCGAAACGCTGATTCGAAGGCTGTACTTTGACTTGGTCGGCACGCCGCCGGACGTCGACCAGATTGCACGATTCGTTTCCGACGAAAGGCCGGACGCGTACCAGCGGTTGGTCGATCGGCTGATCGCCGCACCCGATTTCGGCGAACGCTTTGCCCGGCATTGGATGGACGTCGCACGATATGCCGACACGATCGGTTACGGTTTGGCGGGCCGCGATCGACGCTTGCACGGCAGCGAACGTTATCGCGATTGGCTGACCCGAGCGTTTGCCACCGACATGCCTTACGACGAAATGCTGATGCATCAATTGGCGGGCGATCGGACGGACCCCGGCAATGAATCGGGCAATTTGGATGCGATGGGATTTCTGACGATCGGTCGACGGTTTTTGAACCGGCATGACGTGATCGACGATCGGATCGATGTCGTGACGCGGGGGCTGATGGGGCTGACCGTGACCTGCGCACGGTGTCATGATCACAAGTTTGATCCGATCCCGATGGCGGATTACTACAGCCTGTACGGTGTGTTTCAAAGCAGCCGCGAAGTCGACGAAAAACATGCCAGCCCGTTGGCGATGGTCGATGTGGACAAGCCACGTGACGCGGCGATCTTTTTACGAGGCCAACCGGGAAATCGAGGCGACGTGGCACCGCGTCGATTCTTGACCAGTCTGCGTCGCGACGACGAACCACGATTCAATGACGGCAGTGGACGATTGGAATTGGCCCGGCGGATCGCCGATCCAGACAATCCGTTGACCGCGCGGGTGATGGTCAATCGGGTTTGGGGGCATTTGATGGGCCGTCACTTGATCGACAGTCCCAGTGATTTCGGGTTCCGAACATCGCCGCCGGCAATTCCAGAACTGTTGGATGATTTGGCGGCCGAGTTTGCCGTGGACTGGAGCGTTCAACGACTGGTACGTCGCATCGTGACAACACGTTTGTATCGTCAGTCCAGCGCTGTGGACGAAGAATCATTCAGCGCCGATCCGGACAACCAGTACTTTGCGCGCGCGATTCGTCGCCGCCGCGATTTTGAATCGTTGCGAGATTCCGCGTTGTGTGCCGCCGGCGTCTTGGACCGACAAGTCGGTGGGCCACCGGTGGACATCACCGCATCGACGGTGACGCCGCGCAAGACGATCTATGCAATGATCGATCGCCAGAACTTGCCATCGCTGTTTCGCACGTTCGATTCGGCCAGCCCTGATGCGCACACGCCACGACGTTACTTCACCACGGTGCCACAGCAGGCACTGTTCTTGATCAACCACCGGCAAAGTGTCTCTTTGTCACAATCCTTGGCTGCTCGGGTGCGAGCATCTGTGCGCCAGGATTCCAGTGGGGTCGATTCCGACGATCCGGCGGTGCTGGCTGGTCACATGGTTCGATTGGTCTATGGACGTGAGCCCACGGACCAGGAAACACTATGGCTGACAAAATTTTTGAGTGATGGCGCGATGTCGTTTCAGCAGCCGGCGGATCCACGCACCTTGTGGACTTATGGAACCGGGCGGATCGGCGATGGCGGCGTGGAGGAATTTTCGCCGCTGGGTGTGTTCCAGAACGACCGTTGGCAGGCGGAGACCACTTTTCCAAGTCCGGGGCGGTTGGGGCACGCGTTCTTGGCATCGGAAAACGGCCATCCCGGACCCGGCGAACGTGGCGCGGTGGTGCGACGCTGGACGGTGCCTCGTGACGGGGTGGTGAAAGTCACCGGGATGATCGGGCACCGCAATCGCGAAGGCGACGGCGTGGTGGCGGCGATCTTTGCCGGTGGTCGTCGTTTGTTCCGCGGTACCCAGAAGAGCAACAATCGGCCACTGGGGCCGTTGACGTCGAAGGTGCGTCGGGGTGACGTCTTGGACTTTGCCGCCGGGGCCGGGCCGACCGGAAACCACGACAGTTTTTTCTGGCGTATCAACATCACGTTGACCGCTGACGACGGGGAAGTCATCGAAGCGGATTCGCGACGTGATTTCAGCAGACCACTGGATACCAGCGGACCGGCCAAGCTGGATCGTTTGGAACAACTGGCCCAGGTGTTGTGGATCAGCAACGAGTTTGCGTTTGTGGACTAG
- a CDS encoding M28 family peptidase codes for MSAYQRRIVALAATLGLVITAGATRSETPSPPPAAWKEALRRDVQTLAGDAMRGRGVGTPEIDTAAKYIADRFDAAGLRTDWFDGTPFQELSVRLETRTKSPQTNHVTFRVGDDPAQTLRLDEAMRPLSIGCRSCEVKGLPLVFVGYGINAPEYGYNDYAGVDVRDKVVLILRKEPGGKEAVRLFEGPRNSRHAYFQTKIDLAIRRGAAGILIVNDPDSIEDGVDRSVRRLNAERERQQELKRQLRTLSEQAEATRQQLQISLETCEASLVRLDSEVTQAARGLLRIGEAGESEDKASTIPVISIARDVADDWIVKTTARSIEEVQSHIDQTYQPVSFELPDTKVDLSVQLTDGEAVTKNVIGVIEGKGELADQTIILGAHYDHVGMGGYGSLAPETIAVHNGADDNASGTAAMLSVATRLNQALADSTRHRRVVFIAFTGEERGLLGSKHYVRQSRFPLSDTVAMINMDMIGRLRDNELTVYGLGTSADFKPMMRRLNRDGAIVGGQQVAAPEFDLYEVDTGYGPSDHASFYEAGVPVLFFFTGLHDDYHRPGDDFEKLNLFGMSRICDLTLATVAELATTPQRPSYADTERQSGGVRRQLTVRLGVTVKPGPVVVDASGQPTSWSERLQLTDVKAGGAAALGGLRVGDRLLKIDDHEIRQLDDLYEQLRQQSPGDIVPIDVLRGGIVTRVDVRMQPR; via the coding sequence GTGTCGGCGTATCAACGGAGGATTGTCGCGCTGGCGGCGACACTGGGGCTGGTTATCACGGCCGGTGCCACCCGATCGGAAACCCCCTCGCCGCCTCCCGCCGCGTGGAAGGAGGCTTTGCGACGCGATGTGCAAACGCTGGCCGGTGACGCGATGCGTGGCCGCGGCGTTGGTACCCCCGAGATCGACACAGCGGCCAAATACATCGCCGATCGTTTCGACGCGGCCGGTTTGCGGACCGACTGGTTCGACGGGACCCCGTTCCAAGAGTTGTCCGTGCGATTGGAAACACGGACCAAGTCGCCGCAGACCAACCACGTGACGTTTCGTGTCGGCGATGATCCCGCACAGACGCTTCGGTTGGACGAAGCGATGCGTCCGCTATCGATCGGTTGCCGCAGTTGTGAGGTCAAGGGTTTGCCGTTGGTCTTTGTCGGCTATGGAATCAACGCTCCTGAATACGGGTACAACGACTACGCCGGTGTCGACGTTCGCGACAAAGTCGTGCTGATTTTGCGCAAAGAACCCGGTGGCAAAGAAGCGGTGCGTTTGTTCGAAGGGCCACGCAATTCTCGGCACGCCTATTTTCAGACAAAGATTGACTTGGCGATCCGACGTGGTGCCGCGGGAATCTTGATTGTCAACGATCCCGACAGTATCGAAGACGGCGTTGATCGATCGGTGCGTCGGTTGAATGCCGAACGAGAACGCCAACAAGAACTGAAACGCCAGTTGCGAACGTTGTCCGAACAAGCAGAAGCGACTCGACAACAATTGCAGATCAGTCTGGAAACATGTGAAGCAAGCCTGGTTCGTTTGGACAGCGAAGTGACGCAGGCGGCGCGGGGGTTGCTGCGAATCGGCGAAGCGGGGGAATCGGAGGACAAGGCGTCGACGATCCCGGTCATCAGTATCGCTCGAGACGTCGCCGATGATTGGATCGTCAAAACGACCGCTCGGTCCATCGAGGAAGTCCAAAGCCACATCGACCAGACATACCAGCCGGTCAGCTTCGAATTGCCCGACACCAAAGTCGATCTGTCGGTCCAACTGACCGACGGTGAAGCGGTCACCAAGAATGTGATCGGGGTCATCGAAGGCAAAGGTGAATTGGCCGACCAGACGATCATCTTGGGCGCCCATTACGATCACGTCGGGATGGGCGGCTATGGATCGCTGGCTCCGGAAACCATTGCGGTGCACAACGGCGCCGATGACAACGCCAGCGGCACAGCGGCGATGCTAAGCGTGGCCACGCGATTGAACCAAGCGTTGGCGGATTCGACCCGCCATCGTCGCGTCGTGTTTATCGCGTTTACCGGTGAGGAGCGCGGTTTGTTGGGCAGCAAGCACTATGTCCGCCAGTCGCGGTTCCCGTTAAGCGACACCGTGGCCATGATCAACATGGACATGATCGGTCGCCTGCGGGACAACGAGTTGACGGTCTATGGACTGGGAACCTCGGCGGATTTCAAGCCCATGATGCGGCGGCTGAATCGTGACGGTGCGATCGTGGGTGGGCAACAAGTCGCTGCACCGGAGTTTGATTTGTACGAAGTCGATACCGGTTACGGCCCCAGTGACCATGCCAGCTTTTACGAAGCGGGCGTTCCCGTTTTGTTTTTCTTTACCGGGCTTCATGACGACTATCATCGTCCGGGTGATGATTTCGAAAAACTGAATCTGTTCGGGATGTCTCGCATTTGCGATTTGACGTTGGCGACGGTTGCCGAACTGGCGACAACGCCGCAGCGGCCCAGCTACGCCGATACCGAGCGTCAAAGTGGTGGAGTTCGGCGTCAGTTGACCGTTCGATTGGGCGTAACGGTCAAACCGGGGCCGGTCGTGGTGGACGCGTCAGGCCAGCCGACCAGTTGGAGCGAACGATTGCAATTGACCGACGTCAAGGCAGGCGGGGCAGCGGCGTTGGGCGGGCTGAGGGTGGGCGATCGATTGCTGAAGATCGACGACCATGAGATTCGGCAATTGGACGATTTGTACGAACAATTGCGTCAACAATCACCCGGCGACATCGTGCCGATCGATGTGCTGCGTGGTGGCATCGTCACCCGCGTCGATGTTCGCATGCAGCCCCGTTAA